From Aspergillus fumigatus Af293 chromosome 3, whole genome shotgun sequence, a single genomic window includes:
- a CDS encoding serine/threonine-protein kinase — translation MMNKVHRQCMSVASMSASLPPTPPSRALTDNEWRFKTITLPCEWVEDYRPGGYHPVVLGDVFNDGQFKVIRKLGEGSYSTVWLARDLKNCRYVALKIPVSEISGVTAELRIIRHLTEIAPAEAARHVTRLLGEFEHRGPNGLHRCLVFEPMGPSVNTMVEELPQFKPRRRGMKVRYPLRMAKSILKQSLQALAFLHEHGIAHGDFQPGNILFTLNDIDSTAEDSLRQEEDVQARSISPPVQRLDNKQDRWAPPYLCVSQPLVPFTSYAEGLKVKLSDMGGAFFFTDPPQKPVTPLGLRLPELILTGAVDNSIDVWCFGCLVFELITGQPLFCIPGSEYENDDHLLSLTARLGALPDELFRHWETSSLYFTPEKQLFNCQLGGVAPGEKPLMVEQLSMEALFDMTEPNLDEDEAQKVKTFIRWILQYDPVKRPSPARILSEPWFREIDVNSG, via the exons GACAGTGCATGTCTGTCGCATCCATGAGTGCATCGCTTCCTCCCACGCCTCCATCAAGAGCTTTGACAGATAATGAGTGGAGATTCAAGACCATTACACTACCCTGTGAGTGGGTGGAAGATTATCGCCCCGGTGGTTACCATCCGGTCGTTCTGGGTGATGTCTTCAACGACGGCCAGTTTAAGGTTATTCGGAAGCTTGGTGAAGGCTCCTACTCAACTGTTTGGCTCGCCCGTGATTTGAA AAACTGTAGATATGTTGCCCTGAAGATTCCTGTGTCGGAAATCTCGGGAGTAACAGCTGAGCTACGAATTATACGTCACCTCACCGAAATTGCCCCAGCCGAAGCGGCCCGGCATGTCACTCGTCTGTTAGGCGAGTTTGAACATCGCGGTCCTAATGGTCTCCACAGATGCTTGGTATTTGAGCCCATGGGCCCGAGTGTGAACACTATGGTAGAGGAGTTGCCGCAGTTCAAGCCTCGCAGGCGAGGAATGAAGGTCCGCTATCCGCTTCGGATGGCAAAGAGCATCCTCAAGCAATCGTTGCAGGCTCTTGCATTTCTTCACGAACATGGCATCGCCCATGGAGacttccagccagggaacatTCTCTTCACTCTTAATGATATCGACTCCACGGCGGAGGACTCGCTCCGacaggaggaagatgttcaAGCCCGGTCAATCTCCCCTCCGGTACAGAGGCTAGACAATAAGCAGGATAGATGGGCTCCCCCATACCTTTGCGTTTCGCAGCCGCTGGTGCCCTTTACCAGCTACGCAGAAGGCCTTAAGGTCAAATTATCCGATATGGGTGGCG CTTTTTTCTTTACGGACCCTCCACAAAAACCCGTTACTCCACTGGGTCTTCGACTCCCCGAATTGATTCTTACCGGAGCCGTTGATAATAGTATCGATGTCTGGTGTTTCGGTTGCCTTGTCTTTGAACTTATCACCGGACAGCCGCTTTTCTGTATACCGGGGTCCGAGTATGAAAATGACGatcatcttctctctctcactGCCCGGCTTGGTGCCCTTCCCGACGAGCTTTTCAGGCACTGGGAGACTTCGTCACTCTACTTTACACCCGAGAAGCAGCTTTTTAATTGTCAGCTTGGAGGAGTCGCTCCAGGAGAGAAACCGCTTATGGTGGAGCAGCTGTCTATGGAGGCGCTGTTCGATATGACAGAGCCCAatctcgacgaagacgaagcccAAAAAGTGAAGACGTTCATTCGGTGGATTTTGCAATACGATCCCGTGAAACGCCCATCGCCTGCGAGAATCTTGTCTGAGCCATGGTTCCGCGAGATTGACGTTAACAGCGGCTAG